From Chryseobacterium shandongense, the proteins below share one genomic window:
- the rpoB gene encoding DNA-directed RNA polymerase subunit beta: MSKTTATTKGTPRINFSSAKGKIITPDFLDIQIESFKEFFQLDTLPEDRTNEGLYKTFQENFPITDSRNQFVLEFLDYLVDSPRYSIDECVERGLTYSVPLKARLKLYCTDPEHEDFQTVVQDVYLGPVPYMTPSGSFIINGAERVIVTQLHRSPGVFFGQTYHANGTKLYYSRIIPFKGSWMEFTTDINSVMYAYIDRKKKLPLTTLLRAIGYESDKDILQIFDLAEEVKVSKAALKKVEGRTLAARVLNTWFEDFVDEDTGEVVSIERNEIILDRETILEKEHLDLILDAGVKSILIHKENSNEFSIIQNTLQKDPTNSEKEAVEYIYRQLRNADPPDEETARGIIEKLFFSEQRYSLGEVGRYRLNKKLGLNIPTTTEVLTKEDIIAIVRHLIELVNSKAEVDDIDHLSNRRIKTVGEQLAGQFGVGLSRIARTIKERMNVRDNEIFTPLDLVNAKTLTSVINSFFGTNQLSQFMDQTNPLSEITHKRRLSALGPGGLSRERAGFEVRDVHHTHYGRICPIETPEGPNIGLISSLGIYAKINRLGFIETPYRKVADSKIDLNADPIYLNAEDEESKVIAQANVELTDNGEFETDRIIARLDGDYPVVEPSQVDLIDVAPNQISGISASLIPFLEHDDANRALMGSNMMRQAVPLLKPQAPIVGTGLEQQVARDSRILINAEGTGTVEYVDADKIVIKYERSEDEDLVQFESATKTYNLTKFRKTNQSTTITLRPNVRVGDVVEKGQVLCDGYATEKGELALGRNLVVAFMPWKGYNFEDAIVINEKVVREDWFTSIHVDEYSLEVRDTKLGMEELTADIPNVSEEATKDLDENGMIRIGAEVKPGDIMIGKITPKGESDPTPEEKLLRAIFGDKAGDVKDASLKADSSLRGVVIDKKLFSRNIKDKKKRTEEKLKLEEIENTYKAKFDDLRNTLIEKLNTLVSGKTSQGVKNDLDEEIIGKGVKFTHKLLTSVEDYVNVSGSDWTVDNDKNELIKQLIHNYKIKYNDIQGVKNREKFAISIGDELPAGIMKLAKVYIAKKRKLNVGDKMAGRHGNKGIVSRIVREEDMPFLEDGTPVDIVLNPLGVPSRMNIGQIYETVLGWAGQKLGLKFATPIFDGASLDQITEYTEKAGLPKFGHTYLYDGGTGERFTQAATVGVIYMLKLGHMVDDKMHARSIGPYSLITQQPLGGKAQFGGQRFGEMEVWALEAFGASNILREILTVKSDDVIGRAKTYEAIAKGESMPEPGIPESFNVLLHELQGLGLDVRLEE, encoded by the coding sequence ATGAGTAAAACAACAGCAACAACTAAGGGAACGCCGAGAATTAATTTCTCATCAGCGAAAGGAAAAATTATTACTCCTGACTTCCTGGATATCCAGATCGAGTCTTTTAAAGAGTTTTTCCAGCTTGATACGCTTCCTGAAGACAGAACGAATGAAGGTCTTTACAAGACTTTTCAGGAAAACTTCCCGATCACAGATTCCAGAAATCAGTTCGTGTTGGAATTCCTTGATTATCTGGTAGATTCTCCGCGTTATTCAATCGATGAGTGTGTGGAAAGAGGATTGACTTACTCTGTCCCTCTTAAAGCAAGACTTAAATTGTATTGTACAGACCCTGAGCACGAAGATTTCCAAACCGTAGTTCAGGATGTATATTTAGGTCCGGTTCCTTACATGACACCTAGTGGATCTTTCATCATCAATGGTGCAGAAAGAGTTATCGTTACCCAATTACACCGTTCACCAGGTGTATTCTTCGGACAGACGTACCACGCAAACGGAACCAAATTATACTATTCAAGAATTATTCCTTTCAAAGGATCTTGGATGGAATTTACAACCGATATCAATAGCGTAATGTACGCGTATATCGACCGTAAGAAAAAATTACCGTTAACAACTTTATTAAGAGCAATCGGTTACGAATCTGATAAGGATATCCTTCAGATCTTCGACCTTGCTGAAGAAGTGAAAGTTTCTAAAGCAGCCCTTAAAAAAGTAGAAGGAAGAACATTAGCTGCGAGAGTTTTGAACACTTGGTTCGAAGATTTCGTAGATGAAGATACAGGTGAGGTAGTTTCTATCGAAAGAAACGAAATTATCTTGGATAGAGAGACGATTCTTGAAAAAGAGCATTTAGATCTTATTTTAGATGCTGGTGTGAAATCAATCTTGATTCACAAAGAAAACAGCAATGAGTTCTCTATCATCCAGAACACATTACAAAAAGACCCTACCAACTCTGAAAAAGAAGCGGTAGAATATATCTACCGTCAGTTAAGAAATGCAGATCCGCCAGATGAGGAAACGGCAAGAGGAATTATTGAAAAATTATTCTTCTCCGAGCAAAGATATTCATTAGGGGAAGTTGGACGTTACAGACTGAACAAGAAATTAGGCCTTAATATTCCTACGACAACTGAAGTTCTTACAAAAGAAGATATCATTGCAATCGTAAGACACTTGATCGAATTGGTAAACTCTAAAGCTGAAGTTGATGATATTGACCACTTATCCAACAGAAGAATTAAAACGGTTGGTGAGCAGTTGGCAGGACAGTTCGGTGTAGGTCTTTCAAGAATTGCAAGAACAATCAAAGAAAGAATGAACGTTAGAGATAACGAAATCTTTACTCCGCTTGATCTTGTTAATGCTAAAACGTTAACATCAGTAATTAACTCGTTCTTTGGTACCAACCAGCTTTCTCAGTTCATGGACCAAACCAACCCGCTTTCAGAAATCACGCACAAGCGTAGACTTTCTGCACTAGGGCCTGGAGGTTTGTCAAGAGAAAGAGCAGGTTTCGAGGTTCGAGACGTTCACCATACCCACTACGGAAGAATTTGTCCGATTGAAACTCCGGAAGGACCAAACATCGGTTTGATTTCATCTTTAGGGATTTATGCTAAAATCAACAGATTAGGTTTCATCGAAACGCCGTACAGAAAAGTAGCAGACAGCAAGATTGATCTTAATGCTGATCCTATTTACTTAAATGCAGAAGATGAGGAATCTAAAGTTATTGCTCAGGCAAACGTTGAATTGACAGACAACGGTGAATTCGAGACAGACAGAATTATTGCAAGATTGGATGGTGACTACCCGGTAGTTGAGCCATCTCAGGTTGATCTTATCGACGTTGCTCCAAACCAGATCTCTGGTATTTCAGCTTCATTAATTCCATTCTTGGAGCATGATGATGCGAACCGTGCGTTGATGGGATCAAACATGATGCGTCAGGCAGTTCCTCTATTGAAGCCACAGGCTCCAATTGTAGGTACAGGGCTTGAGCAGCAGGTTGCGAGAGATTCAAGAATTTTGATCAATGCTGAAGGTACAGGAACTGTAGAGTACGTAGATGCTGACAAAATTGTTATTAAGTACGAAAGAAGCGAAGATGAGGATTTAGTTCAATTCGAGTCTGCTACAAAAACATATAACTTAACTAAGTTCAGAAAAACCAACCAAAGTACAACCATTACCCTAAGACCAAACGTAAGAGTAGGTGATGTAGTGGAAAAAGGACAGGTACTTTGCGACGGTTATGCTACTGAAAAAGGGGAATTGGCTCTTGGTAGAAACTTAGTGGTTGCGTTCATGCCTTGGAAAGGATACAACTTCGAGGATGCGATCGTAATCAATGAAAAAGTGGTTCGTGAAGACTGGTTTACTTCAATCCACGTAGATGAATATTCTCTGGAAGTTCGTGATACCAAATTAGGTATGGAAGAATTGACAGCAGATATTCCGAACGTTTCTGAAGAAGCGACTAAAGATCTTGACGAAAATGGTATGATCAGAATCGGTGCTGAAGTGAAGCCTGGAGATATCATGATTGGTAAAATTACTCCAAAAGGTGAATCTGACCCTACTCCTGAAGAAAAACTTCTAAGAGCGATCTTTGGTGACAAAGCCGGTGATGTGAAAGACGCTTCATTGAAAGCAGATTCATCATTAAGAGGTGTTGTGATCGACAAGAAATTGTTCTCAAGAAACATTAAAGATAAAAAGAAAAGAACTGAGGAAAAACTTAAACTTGAAGAAATTGAAAACACTTACAAGGCTAAGTTTGATGATTTGAGAAACACTTTAATTGAAAAATTAAATACCCTTGTAAGCGGTAAAACTTCTCAGGGTGTGAAAAATGACCTTGACGAAGAAATCATCGGTAAAGGGGTTAAGTTCACTCACAAATTATTGACTTCAGTTGAAGATTACGTAAACGTTAGCGGTTCAGACTGGACTGTTGATAACGATAAAAATGAATTAATCAAACAATTAATTCACAACTACAAAATCAAGTACAACGATATTCAAGGGGTTAAAAACCGTGAGAAATTTGCAATCTCAATCGGGGATGAACTTCCTGCTGGTATTATGAAGTTAGCTAAAGTTTACATTGCTAAAAAACGTAAACTGAACGTAGGAGATAAAATGGCGGGTCGTCACGGTAACAAAGGTATCGTTTCGAGAATCGTTCGTGAAGAAGATATGCCATTCCTGGAAGACGGAACACCGGTAGATATCGTATTGAATCCACTTGGGGTACCTTCACGTATGAACATTGGTCAGATCTATGAAACAGTTCTTGGATGGGCTGGTCAGAAATTAGGATTGAAGTTCGCGACACCAATCTTCGACGGAGCAAGCCTTGATCAGATCACTGAATACACTGAAAAAGCAGGTCTTCCTAAATTTGGTCACACATATCTTTATGATGGTGGTACCGGAGAAAGATTTACTCAGGCTGCAACAGTGGGTGTGATCTACATGTTGAAATTAGGACACATGGTTGATGACAAGATGCACGCACGTTCTATTGGTCCTTACTCATTGATCACTCAGCAGCCATTAGGAGGTAAAGCTCAGTTTGGAGGCCAGAGATTCGGGGAGATGGAGGTTTGGGCTCTTGAAGCATTCGGAGCATCAAATATCCTGAGAGAGATCCTTACCGTGAAGTCGGATGACGTAATTGGTAGAGCGAAAACTTATGAAGCCATTGCAAAAGGTGAATCCATGCCTGAACCAGGTATTCCGGAATCATTCAATGTATTGCTTCACGAGCTACAAGGTCTTGGATTAGACGTAAGACTAGAGGAATAA